TTCATGACCGGCCATTACGTTGGAAGCGGAGTCGCCCACCAGGATAACGTCGATGCCGGCATCGTCAAAAATCCTGGCCATGGAAAAATCATAGGCTGTGATCATGGAGATTTTTTCTCCGTCGACTTTCATCTTCTGCAAAACATGCGTAGTGATACGCTTTACGTCCTTATGAACAGACATAGCAATGTTGTTTTATACCAAAAATTCCCCCAAAGGTTATGATATAAAAAGAAAAAAGGAAAATTATTTTATGTGTGGTCACTGGAAACCATTGGCCGGAACGGCTATTTCGCGGTACAGCGCCTGTATCAGCCCATCGGCGAGACCGATTTTGGGCACGTATATTTCTTCGGCTCCGGCCCAGCGCATCACATTGATGTATATCTGAAGGGCGGGTACGATCACGTCTGCACGGTCTTCCCGCAGGTTATAGAGGTGAATGCGTTCCTCGACTGTAAATGCGCTGAATTCCTTATAGTAATCTTTAAGTGTGTCAAGCGAAAGCGGTTTGCCTTCCTTGCGTTTGGAGAGAGAAAATATTTTGTTGATGTTGCCGCCGGAGCCAATGGCGATCACCGGTCCGATGGTCCTGAGCTGCTGTTTGAGAAAATCCTTCAGCTGCTGCCAGGCACTGTCGGGCACCTGCTGATGCAGCAGGCGGATGGTGCCTATATTGAATGATTCTTTGAAAACGAGACGGGTGCCGCTGAAGAGCGTGAGCTCGGTACTGCCGCCGCCTACGTCAATATACAGGTATGATTTTGTTTTGTCGAGATGTTCGGCAATATGGTTTTCGTAAATATAAGACGCTTCTTCCTGTCCGGAGATGATTTGGATATCAATACCGGTCTGTGTCCTTACTTCCTGTAAAATCATGTTGCCATTGGAGGCGTCACGCATGGCAGAGGTAGCGCATGCTTTCAGGTATTTCACTTCATAAACGTCCAGCAGCAGTTTGTATGCTTTGATGGTGTCTATCAGATGAGTGGCCCTTTTTTCTGAAATAGAGCCATGGTCAAACACGTCGAAACCGAGCCGCAGCGGTACTCTTATCAGGTTCACTTTGGTAAAGTCCATCGTTCCCGCACCGTTGGGTGACGCTTCGGAGATCAGCAACCGGGCAGCATTGGAACCAATATCAATCGCAGCTAATTTCATTAATTATCAGTCTGTTTTAAGCCACAAAAATAACACTTTTCATTTTGGGATTTCCTGATTTTCGATTTGGGGATTTGAGACCCGATGAAATGGCTGCTTCAATAAGTCATAAATCGGAAATCAGAAATCCAAAGATATTATTTGTACTGCTTGTCGTGCAGGTATTTATAAATCTCGATTTGTGTGCGGATTTTTTTGTCGCCTTCCTTCTTGTACTGGTTGGTTTGTTCGTTGTCCAGTATACGGGCTTTTACATTACCGCTGAGCTGGATGTTCATGATGTCCACCAGTTCTTTACGTATATCCGGGTCCGTTATAGGCACTGCTGCTTCCACGCGGTGGTCGAGGTTACGTACCATCCAGTCGCAGGAGGCGATGTACACTTTTTCGGCGCCGCCATGATGAAAAATGAATACGCGCGCATGTTCGAGGTATTCATCCACGATGCTTACAGCGGTGATGTCCTTTTTCCATTTTTTGTTTTCTGTGTAAGCGCAACAGATACCGCGGATCACCATCTTGATATCTACGCCGGCTTTGGCCGCTTCATAGAGCTTGCCGATGAGCAGGGAGTCGGAGAGGGAGTTCATCTTCAGCACCATGCCCGCTTTCTTTTTGTTTTTGGCGTTTTTGATCTCGCGGTCTATCAGGCGGATGTAGGTATCACGCATATTGAGCGGGCTTACCGGCAGTGTTTTACAGCCTTCCAGGATTTTGACATCGTGGCGGGGACTTTCCAGGTAAGAGAAGATGCGGTTGATGTCTGCGATCACCGAGCGGTTAGCGGTCAACAGGCAATGGTCGCCATATACCTGGGCCGTTCTTTCGTTGAGGTTGCCGGTGCTGACAAAGCCGCACTGCACGGTTTTGGTGCCGATCCTTTTTTTGATCACGCACAGCTTGGCATGCACTTTCGTATCGGGAATGCCGAGGAATACTTTTACGCCTTCATCTTCGAGACGTGCCTTCCAGTCGAGGTTGGCCGCTTCATCGAAGCGGGCACGCAGTTCCAGCACTACCGTCACATGTTTGCCGTTACGGGCCGCGTTTACCAGCGCATTGACTATTTTGGAATTACGGGCAAGCCTGTACGCCGTAATTTTAATGGAAGACACGTTCGGATCGATAGCTGCTTCCCGCAGCAGGTCGATGATGGTATCGAACGAGTGATAGGGAAAGTGCAGCATCACATCCTGGCGCTGTATCACGTGCATCACGCTGGGCGCATCGGCAAACAGCGGATGGATAAAGGTTTTACGGTGCGTATGTGGCGGAAAGATGGATTCCGGAAAATCCATAAAGTCTTTGAAGTTATGGATACGGGAGCCGGGAATGAGGTTGTCTTTGCCAGAGAGGCCCATTCTGCGGATCAGGTATTCCAGCAGCAGGGGATCGATGTCCTTGTCATATACAAACCGCACGGGCTTGCCTTTGCGCCGGTCTTTCAGGCCTTTTTCAATCTGATGGATAAGGCTGTCGGATATATCGTTGTCGATGTCCAGTTCCGCATCGCGGGTCACCTTGATGATATGGGAAGAGAACTTATCGTAGCCGAAGTAGGAGAAGATATGCGGAAGACAGAAGCGTATCAGGTCTTCCAGCAGGATGATATCATGTTCGCCTTCTTTGGAAGGGAGGATGATAAACCGTGGCAATACGTTGGAAGGTATTTCAATCAGCGCAAATTTCTGACGCACGGAGTTGTCCTGCCGGGCCAGTACTACAGCGAGATAAATGGATTTATCACGCAGGATGGGAAACTGCTGGATGCTTTCAATCATCAGCGGGATGATATTGGTGCGCACCTGTTCATTGAAGTAGTTGAGCACAAATTTTTGTTGTTCCCGGTTGAGATGTTTTTCGGTCCGCAGGAAGATATGCATTGTTTCCAGTTCCTGTGCGATGTCTTTCCAGATGCGGTCAAACTCGCGCTGCTGGTCTATTACCGTGGCTTGTATGTCGTCGAGTATTTTCCCCGGGTTTTCTTCCAGGTGCATTTTGTTGGACTTGTTGATGGACATCATGCGTTTGAGGGTGGCTACCCTGACGCGGAAAAATTCATCGAGGTTGTTGGAGAAGATACCGAGGAAGCGGATACGTTCCCGCAGGGGGACGGTACTGTCTGCGGCTTCCTGCAGCACGCGGGCGTTAAACGACAGCCAGCTGATATCCCGGGGAATCATTTTTTTGGTGGGGATTACCGGGGCTGCAGGGGTTAGGATTTTATTGACCGGGGCCTTTTGGGCCGATGTTTTTTTGACCGTATTTTTTTTGCCGGTGTTTTTCTTTGATACTATAGTTGGTGTCATAATTTCCAGATTCTCCGTATGCGGCATCTTCATACAAACAGGTTTACATTCAAAAAATTCACGTTGTTCAATCCACGATAATACAGCTTTCGCAGATGTGATGCCATTAATTTAAAGTTAAGAAAAAGCTGTCAAACCAGCGCAGTGTGCAGAAATAAAAGGATGGGGATGACATGGGGGCACGGCATGATCATCACGACTGCGTTTATACACAGCTGTTATAAGGGTGTAGTGTAGCAGGGTATGGATCAGGATTTGGCCGGAGCCGCTGTTTGTTTTTTATTGAGGATGGGCAGGGCCACCAGGCTGAGGAAGCCTACGAAGACCACGAGCAGTGTTTGTACCACCCATATGATCCAGCCGAAGGCGTACCCGATCACGTAGGAGATGCCATAGAGTTCAAGGGCTTTTTGTACCAGTGCCTGATAGGCGCCGATGCCACCTGGGGTGACGATCATGCCGATGCTGCCGATCATGAGCACTGCGAGGGCGGCGCTGATGCCGAGATGGGAGGTTTCCTGCAGGCAATAGAAGCCGATATATACCTGGGAGAGGTAGCAGCCCCATATGAGGATGCTTTGCAGGATGAACGACCATTTGTTTTCCATTTTGCCGATGGACAAGATGCCTTCCATGACGCCTTTGGCCAGTGCTTTGACAGTGATGGCCGCTTTAGAGCGGGCAAACCGGCGCAGCAGCCAGAGGAGGGCAAGTATGAACACCATCACCGCAGCGGCCAGCAGCAGGAGCTGCGTACCGTTGGCATTGGCTATTTTAGCCGCAATGGGCAGGTAGATGTCGTGATGGACGTAGGCGCCCAGGACATCGATCTGCGTGAGGATGGTAACAGCTATCAGCAGCAGGAGGCAGACCATGTCAACAGCTCTTTCCGCGATCATGGTGCCTACGAGTTTATCGGCCGGTATTTTTTCGTATTGTGCCAGAATGCCGCAGCGGGTCACTTCCCCGAGCCTGGGAACGGCCAGGTTGGCGAGGTATCCTACCATGACGGCGAAGAACGTGTTAAGCGTGGAGGGTTGGTGCCCCAGTGGTTTCATGAGCAGCTTCCAGCGGGTAGCGCGGAGCCAGTGGCTGACGAGGCCCATCACCACGGCAGGGATGGCCAGCCAGTAGTTGGCTTTGCGGAAAGCGACGTTGATCTGGTCCCATTGTTCCGGTGTGAGGTCTTTGGTGACCAGCCATATCAGGAGCACCCCGATGCCGAAAAAGCATATAAACTTAATGACGTTCTTAAGCGTTTTGGGCATCATCCAAAGATTTTAGGGTGTTAGCGATATGTTATGGTAAAGGGATTACAATTTGTTCCCTTCCTTGGGGAAAATGGCAATAGGTGTATATTTCTTTGCTTCTTCAAAGTCCATTGTGGCATAGGAAATAATAATCACGATATCACCGGGAGCAACGAGGCGGGCGGCGGGGCCGTTCATGCAGATAACGCCGGAGCCTCTTTTGCCTTTGATCACGTACGTCTCCAGTCTTTCACCATTGTTGACGTTCAGCACCTGTACTTTCTCGTATTCGATCAGGCCGGCGGCATCCATCAGGTCTTCGTCTATTGTGATACTTCCAACATATTGCAGGTTAGCTTCTGTTACAACCGCGCGGTGGATCTTACACTTTAATATTTCTATTTGCATGATTATTCTGAACTATAATTGCTAAATCAGCAGTTCGCAAAGCTATGTAAAAAAAGTATTCCGGCAAAGGGTTTTACGCAAAGAGACAGCGGGTGGCAGGGCGAAGCGTACAAAGAAAAGGAGCAAAGGTGCGCACCTTTGCTCCTTTGTGTTTATGGTAGTGAAAATTATATATCACCCTGGAGGACCATGTTATCGATCAGCCGGATGCCATCGAGCCAGGCGGCTACGGCCGCAATGACAGTATGATCGCCGGGCGGTTCGTCCATATGGCCGAGGTGGCCGTCTTTGAGCAGGAGGATGTCTACATATTCCGGTTCGAAGCCTTGTTGTTTCAGGTCATCGAATGCTTCGCGGGCGGCTTCGAGGAGGAAGAGGCCTTTGCCGAATTCGTTGCGCAGTTTGAGCAGTGCCTGATAGATGGCGACGGCTTTTTTGCGGGCGGCAGGCGAGAGGCGTTCATTGCGGCTGCTCATGGCGAGGCCGGAGGGTTCGCGCAGGGTAGGGCAAACGACCAATTCTACCTTGGAATTGGTGATTTGTAGTAATTTACGTATTATGAGACATTGTTGCATGTCTTTTTGCCCCATAAAAAGCTTGTGAGGCTGCACAATATCCAGTAATTTGTGTACGATACGACCCACCCCCTGGAAGTGGCCGGGTCGGAATTTGCCTTCGAGAATGGTTTCCAGGTCGCCGAAGTCATAATGTTCGCCGCCTGCCAGTCCTTCCGGGTACATTTCCTCTACAGATGGCAAAAAAAGTATATCTGTTGACGCATCGTTTAATTTCTTAATATCCTCTTCAATAGTAATGGGATATTTTTCAAAATCTTTGGGATCGTTGAATTGTGTCGGATTGACAAAAATGCTGCAGACGACCACGTCATTTTCTTTTTTCGCCTCCTGAATAAGTGACAGGTGCCCGTTATGAAGGGCTCCCATAGTAGGCACAAAACCAATGCTTTTGCTGCTTTTTCTTACCAGGTCCAGGTGCTTCTTCAGGTCATTGCTGCGCTTAAATAGATACATAAAACATTGCTTAAAAGGATGTTAAAACTGACAGATTGGCCAATATTCCGTAAAAAATCCGTAATTTTGCAAGCCAAATTAAAAATTACTGCATTAATAATCAGCGTTAAATGTCCACAAAGAAAAGAATTCTTTTTATTGCCCAAGAGATGTCGCCATACCTGGAACTGAGTGATTATGCGGCAATGGTCAATAAAATGGCAATTAAGTCCAATGAGGCTGGCCTGGAGGTGAGAGTGATCATGCCAAGATTTGGAATTATTAATGAGAGAAGACACCGCTTGCACGAGGTGGTCCGATTGTCCGGAATCAACATTGTGATAGACGGGGATGATTACCCGCTTATCATCAAAGTGGCCTCTTTGCCCAATGCCCGTTTGCAGGTGTATTTCCTGGATAACGAGGATTATTTCAAGCGGAAGACCGTATTTGCAGATGAAAATGACGAGTTTTTTGATGACAATGCGGCAAGGTCTGTATTCTTCTGTAAAGGCGCCCTGGAAACCGTTAAAAAATTCGGATGGCCGCCGGACATTATTCATTGCAGCGGATGGATGACTTCCCTGATCCCGATGTATCTGAAAACAGCATACAAGAAGGAGCCGGTTTTCGCCCATTCGAAAATTGTTTATTCTTTGTCCCCCAATAGCTTCAAGGAAAAGCTGGGTGCTTCCTTTATCAAAAAGGCGACCATCAGCAACCAGATCAAGGAAAAAGATCTGGAGCTCTTTAAGGAGGGCACCAATACAGCGTTAAACAGAGGGGCCGGCAAGTATGCTGACGCAGTGGTACTGGCCGGAGAGAAGGTGGAGAAAAAAGTTGTGGATGAACTGAAGGCGGAAAAAGGCAAAATCATCTTACCTTACAAAAAAGACAATGATGATCTTGCTGATTACCTGGCACTTTACAATCAACTGCTTGGTAAATAACCTATATTTGGTGAATTTTCGCCAACTTCATTTAAACTTACAATCTTAACGCGTGAAGATTAATTTCAGGAACCTTAGCTTTGTAGCCGCTTCTTTTGCGCTGTTGTACGGTGTTTCCGGATGCAACGAGTCTACTATCCTCGGAAAGGGGCTTATTCCTCCGGGCGACTTTGTGAATGGGCAGGATACGACCATCAACGGCATTGTTGCTAACAATATCTACAAGTACGACTCCCTGTTCTTTAACGGATATAACTTCTACGAGAAAGCACTCGGCTCCATTACCACTGACCCTGTTTTTGGCAAAACCCATGCTTTTGTGTTCATGCAGGTAGGCCTGCCTTCCAGCGCCTTCACCTTTTCAGGTACCGGACAAACCCTCGATTCCGTGGTATTGTCATTGGCGTATCTTGGCTACAAGGGAGACTCCACCACTGCACAGACTTTCCGCGTTTACAGAATGTCTGAGCAGGGATTCAGAAGGGATTCCAACTATGCTTACAACAAACCGTTACAATACAACCCCGGTGAATTGCTGGGTACCGCCACGGTAACGCCGTTGGCTATACGTGATTCTGTCAGTGTATACGGCACCAAAGAAACAGCCCAGCTGCGTATTAAGCTGTCTAACGCTTTTGGTAACGATCTGCTGCAACAGAAATCCGATGGCGCTTTTACCAACGACTCCACTTTCCGTGCTTATCTGAAAGGTTTTGCCCTGGTGCCTGACACCACTTCCGGTGCCAACCGCAACATGTTATACTTCGACATGAGCGGCGCCAATACCAAGCTGACCGTTTTTTATAAGAACTCAACAGATGATTCGCTGCGCGCCACCT
This sequence is a window from Chitinophaga varians. Protein-coding genes within it:
- a CDS encoding exopolyphosphatase, with product MKLAAIDIGSNAARLLISEASPNGAGTMDFTKVNLIRVPLRLGFDVFDHGSISEKRATHLIDTIKAYKLLLDVYEVKYLKACATSAMRDASNGNMILQEVRTQTGIDIQIISGQEEASYIYENHIAEHLDKTKSYLYIDVGGGSTELTLFSGTRLVFKESFNIGTIRLLHQQVPDSAWQQLKDFLKQQLRTIGPVIAIGSGGNINKIFSLSKRKEGKPLSLDTLKDYYKEFSAFTVEERIHLYNLREDRADVIVPALQIYINVMRWAGAEEIYVPKIGLADGLIQALYREIAVPANGFQ
- the ppk1 gene encoding polyphosphate kinase 1, with product MTPTIVSKKNTGKKNTVKKTSAQKAPVNKILTPAAPVIPTKKMIPRDISWLSFNARVLQEAADSTVPLRERIRFLGIFSNNLDEFFRVRVATLKRMMSINKSNKMHLEENPGKILDDIQATVIDQQREFDRIWKDIAQELETMHIFLRTEKHLNREQQKFVLNYFNEQVRTNIIPLMIESIQQFPILRDKSIYLAVVLARQDNSVRQKFALIEIPSNVLPRFIILPSKEGEHDIILLEDLIRFCLPHIFSYFGYDKFSSHIIKVTRDAELDIDNDISDSLIHQIEKGLKDRRKGKPVRFVYDKDIDPLLLEYLIRRMGLSGKDNLIPGSRIHNFKDFMDFPESIFPPHTHRKTFIHPLFADAPSVMHVIQRQDVMLHFPYHSFDTIIDLLREAAIDPNVSSIKITAYRLARNSKIVNALVNAARNGKHVTVVLELRARFDEAANLDWKARLEDEGVKVFLGIPDTKVHAKLCVIKKRIGTKTVQCGFVSTGNLNERTAQVYGDHCLLTANRSVIADINRIFSYLESPRHDVKILEGCKTLPVSPLNMRDTYIRLIDREIKNAKNKKKAGMVLKMNSLSDSLLIGKLYEAAKAGVDIKMVIRGICCAYTENKKWKKDITAVSIVDEYLEHARVFIFHHGGAEKVYIASCDWMVRNLDHRVEAAVPITDPDIRKELVDIMNIQLSGNVKARILDNEQTNQYKKEGDKKIRTQIEIYKYLHDKQYK
- a CDS encoding lysylphosphatidylglycerol synthase transmembrane domain-containing protein — protein: MMPKTLKNVIKFICFFGIGVLLIWLVTKDLTPEQWDQINVAFRKANYWLAIPAVVMGLVSHWLRATRWKLLMKPLGHQPSTLNTFFAVMVGYLANLAVPRLGEVTRCGILAQYEKIPADKLVGTMIAERAVDMVCLLLLIAVTILTQIDVLGAYVHHDIYLPIAAKIANANGTQLLLLAAAVMVFILALLWLLRRFARSKAAITVKALAKGVMEGILSIGKMENKWSFILQSILIWGCYLSQVYIGFYCLQETSHLGISAALAVLMIGSIGMIVTPGGIGAYQALVQKALELYGISYVIGYAFGWIIWVVQTLLVVFVGFLSLVALPILNKKQTAAPAKS
- the panD gene encoding aspartate 1-decarboxylase encodes the protein MQIEILKCKIHRAVVTEANLQYVGSITIDEDLMDAAGLIEYEKVQVLNVNNGERLETYVIKGKRGSGVICMNGPAARLVAPGDIVIIISYATMDFEEAKKYTPIAIFPKEGNKL
- the panC gene encoding pantoate--beta-alanine ligase produces the protein MYLFKRSNDLKKHLDLVRKSSKSIGFVPTMGALHNGHLSLIQEAKKENDVVVCSIFVNPTQFNDPKDFEKYPITIEEDIKKLNDASTDILFLPSVEEMYPEGLAGGEHYDFGDLETILEGKFRPGHFQGVGRIVHKLLDIVQPHKLFMGQKDMQQCLIIRKLLQITNSKVELVVCPTLREPSGLAMSSRNERLSPAARKKAVAIYQALLKLRNEFGKGLFLLEAAREAFDDLKQQGFEPEYVDILLLKDGHLGHMDEPPGDHTVIAAVAAWLDGIRLIDNMVLQGDI
- a CDS encoding glycogen/starch synthase; this encodes MSTKKRILFIAQEMSPYLELSDYAAMVNKMAIKSNEAGLEVRVIMPRFGIINERRHRLHEVVRLSGINIVIDGDDYPLIIKVASLPNARLQVYFLDNEDYFKRKTVFADENDEFFDDNAARSVFFCKGALETVKKFGWPPDIIHCSGWMTSLIPMYLKTAYKKEPVFAHSKIVYSLSPNSFKEKLGASFIKKATISNQIKEKDLELFKEGTNTALNRGAGKYADAVVLAGEKVEKKVVDELKAEKGKIILPYKKDNDDLADYLALYNQLLGK
- a CDS encoding DUF4270 family protein, whose product is MKINFRNLSFVAASFALLYGVSGCNESTILGKGLIPPGDFVNGQDTTINGIVANNIYKYDSLFFNGYNFYEKALGSITTDPVFGKTHAFVFMQVGLPSSAFTFSGTGQTLDSVVLSLAYLGYKGDSTTAQTFRVYRMSEQGFRRDSNYAYNKPLQYNPGELLGTATVTPLAIRDSVSVYGTKETAQLRIKLSNAFGNDLLQQKSDGAFTNDSTFRAYLKGFALVPDTTSGANRNMLYFDMSGANTKLTVFYKNSTDDSLRATFGFGANSGHANFIARNYNGSEASRFINTGNAAGDSVLFLQGTPGLYTNLLIPGLENFPNAVINKAELVITQITVGSGDMNNVFPDPDRLMLSQYSGVGDTLKKVIDQTVRGDDYFGGKKVVITNFGGVQVSQYSFNVGTFLQMLIKKQETNSGFRLQALRTSFADIVRLKAGGSNLSQYNIKLRIIYTKP